The Epinephelus fuscoguttatus linkage group LG19, E.fuscoguttatus.final_Chr_v1 genome contains the following window.
GCTGCTTCATGACATGGATAATGTTTAATAAGATTAATTAGCCAAGCAAGGTGTGCCATTCTTACAGTGATTAGTTATAATGAGGTCAAAAGAGTGGCAGTtcactttattttaataatcTTAATATGAAAGTAAAATCTAATTATCCTCAATATAAAATAAGAAAGATGAGAGTATTTGcacatgtcaaataaatctgTAAATGACCTTGCATTTTAGCCATCAACACTGGGGATGGcagtgtcagtcagtctgtgagTCTGTTGTTCAATCATGTTTCAAGAGGATTACtactaatgactttggtgatcccctgacttttcctctagtgccactGTCAGGTTGACATATTTTGTTCAGACAAATTACACTAATTGTTACAGAGTGCTCCAGCAATGACGAGTTTCTGTTGGCCAACATGGAAATTAGCTAGTTAATAATTAATTACCTTGATTTGCTTGTCGAAAAGTCAATAGGATTTTTTCATTGGatttttgcagaaaataagctctgcgGCAAGCAAACATTCATGAAAGTTATTTGTTTCGTTCAGCAAAATAATTTTTACAAACGAGCACAACTCTGAAGCGACCTCTGAAGCCTACATGCAATTATCAGAAGTAAAAAACTAAGGTTAGGttataaatgaactacaccaCTGTCCCATGACCTAATATCACTTCCATAACAGGGCTGTGGAGCAGTGTTGGCAGTGATGAGGTTCTgttgtctcatttagccacttgtttgcaactgcctttttaaacacacataaaagcttcaaatgtCACGAGTGGGTTATCCAATACTTTGTTTTATATcaaagaacaaaatgtgaaaatctcataatctgttaaaaaaaaaagaccttattttgtatttatttcctgtgatgtcaccaacTAGCTTAGTGAAAGACAGCTGCACCTTGCTGGTGAAAAAGTGAAATATCTGGTTTTCTAACAAAACCAGATGGACATCAAATTTAATTGCAGTGTCATATGTTTCCTAACATTAAAATCAAACTAACCGAAGTCATATTGCCCACTGTTTCATCTCCACTTTAAAGCCTGAAGGTAGACTGTGTATTATATGTTCTTTGTAGAGATgagctgtgtttttatatttgtgtttgtgtctaataGGAAAGCCTGCGAGAGTCCTGTTCCCAGGTTAGTGCCTTGCAGCAGAGAGAACGGGAGCGTGAGCTggacagggagagggagaaggacAGGGAGCGTCTGAGTGCCTCCACCCCTCAGACGTCTTCAGAGCTGGAGCAGAAAATCCAGGAGCTGCAGGACAAGGGACTGATCAGACTTGGACGCAGCGCCTCTGGAGGCCTGGACATCCAGGTTGTGCCTGTCACGGTGGTCGAATATGTCCAAGCTCCAGCCTCTGACACCCAGCCTAGCGCTCAAATCTCTGTCACTGACTCTGCTTCCCCACCGTCCAGCCTTCCTGCCTCtgtccctccacctcctcctccacctgcttCAGGTGGTCCAGAGATGGTTGCCTCCCCCCCTccgcctccacctccacctccacctccacctcctgctgGAGGCTGCGGGGCTgtgtctccacctcctcctcctcctcctcctcctcctcctcctgcacctgGAGGAggtccaccacctcctcctcccctacCCGGTGCTGGacccccaccacctcctcccccaCCTGGTGCTGGacccccaccacctcctcccccaCCTGGTGCTGGacccccaccacctcctcccccaCCTGGTGCTggaccaccacctcctcctcccccacctGGTGCTGGACCCCCACCCCCTCCTGGAGCACCAAACCCTCAGTCTGGTAAGGATGAATATGAAAAGTCCTGAAAACACTCACAACAGAATGAAATGGTAAAGAAAACAGTTAAGATCTTATTTGTTTGATAAttcctctttcttttgtttccatAGGGGTTAAGAGCAAGAAGCCCATTCAGACAAAGTTCAGGATGCCGCTGTTAAACTGGCAGGCCTTAAAACCAAACCAGGTGACAGGCACTGTCTTCAGTGAACTGGATGATGAGCAGATTTTAGGGGTAAGAAGATGCTTGACAGTTTATCCTGTCTGAAAACTGTAGAGTTAACATCCTTTTTTATCCTAACCttctcatcttcctctctctaCCTCTCACTATGTCTACAACAGGAGTTGAACATGGATATCTTTGAGGAACAGTTCAAGACGAGGGCCCAGACTAATCCGAAAGACCTGTCCAATATTAAGAAAAAGGTGGTCCAGAAAGCCCCCAGCAAGACATCATTGATCGACGCCAACAGGGCCAAAAATCTGGCCATCACTTTACGCAAGGGGGGAATGAATCCATCTGTTATCTGCACCGCCATAGAGACGTACGGGCTTTGTAGAAAATTCGTTGCATTTAATACATTTCTTGGCTATCCCTTATTCTCTCTCTTATACACTAACTGGTGCAATCTTCACTACTCTTTTGTACAGGTATGACCAGCAGTCTTTGTCCATCGACTTACTGGAATTACTCGAGCCCTTCATACCAACAGATTTCGAGATGAAGCTGCTGCTTAACTATGAGAAGGAGGGCCGCCCACTGGAGGAGCTGACCGACGAGGACCAATTTATTTTACGCTTTGGGAAGATTCCGCGTCTGAAGCAGCGCATAAGCACTCTAACTTTCATGGGCAACTTCCCAGATAGTGTCAAACGCCTGCAGCCGGTCAGTTTGTCAAATGCATTGTAACTTGGACCGAAACAGATTTAAGCTCTTAAGCagatgtattgatttttttgttttcacttcatTCACAGCAACTGAACTCCATCATTGCTGCATCCATGTCCATCAAGTCTTCAGCCAAACTGAAAAAGATCTTAGAAGTAAGTAAAAGAGAATACAGCATGCTGATGTAGCTTCCAAATATGAGATTTTGCATAAATCGGCTTATGTGTTCCCCTTCAGATTGTTCTTGCTTTTGGCAACTATATGAACAGCAGCAAGAGGGGTGCAGCGTACGGTTTTCGGCTGCAGAGTCTGGACCTTGTAAGTAGCATTTGTTTGTACACGTACTCTTTCACTTTAAAGCAAGACTCTAActtcaaaaaagaagaaaccacATATTATTGCTTTTACAAGTCAATAGTTGAACTAATAAGCAATAAAATTAACCTTTTATCAATTCAATACAGTCATGCTTTTTACTATTACAGCTAGGGTTGAGTATCAAACTCTGTACCTTTCAGGGTACTGATTGAATTATGTCAGTGTAACCGGTGGTAGCTAGTGTTGTCTGCGTTGTGTTTTAATGAGGCCCAGACCAAGATGTCTTTGGAGACGATCTCCGTTTAATCTGATGAAGAGTAAATGTAACATAAACGTCGGTCAGACATGCTCTCTACTCCAGCTCCTCTCACACATCGTGCAGTGACAAAGGGGCGTATCAAAAACACATGCATGGAAAACATACCTGATGAAGAGTAAATGTAACATAAACGTCGGTCAGACATGCTCTCTACTCCAGCTCCTATACAAATTCAATGATATAGAAACTTTTTAGCATACTCTCGGTAAGTTTATGTTAGCAGAGCAACTTTTACATGCATGTATTAGTGTGGCTGAAACACGGAAATGTCCGGCAACAAAGCTGCTTACCTCTCACACATCGTGCAGTGACAAAGGGGGAGAGGTTAGCGCGGAAGACATAATATATAGGGGTGGGGACCCACAAAAACAAACGGAGGGGTACAGGAACTGAGTCTCAAACGTTCCACATAACTGGCATGTCAGGTTTTAACTATTAACAGAAgttttgtgtaattataatgcttaaacatcacaaataaatatttcaaacatttgTTACTGCTGTATTTGACCATGTTACATCAGTACTACTGAGTACCAATTCACATAAATCCACTGGAGCCAAATGTTGGTACCTGAGAGCGCATCTGTGTGGTGGGTTTAGAAAAGAGGCAAGAGTGACGCAAAGCACTCCAAAACCTGGAAGTCAAGGCTGGCACCAAAGCTGTGTTGGGCTCTCTGTTAGCAACTCCGTCAGCTCCTCAGCAAGCCAAAACTGTCACAGCAGCACCGATTTGCTATGATAGTAAAGGCATCtgttctattttcttttctatattattttagtaataGCATAGTATCAATGCTAgacaagaagacacaaacacacacacaagcagacagacagaaaatgagttttgtgtgtaattaggaaagagcagaggagcagaactgCCTTTTAGTCTACCACATCACCCATGTAACTTgttcaaaaattacatttttgttattacagaaAAAGTGAAGTATTGAAAAAAGGTATCTTTGGGTACCACTATCCAATTCTAGGTACTGGAACCAGGTTGGTATCGGTTCAAATGTGattggtacccaaccctagttaCAGACTCACCTGGTTTAGAATGACCAGCGGCAAAACTGTAGCTAATGTTCGCAAACTTTAGATAGATTTACCATTACCCCATAATTGTCACTGGTGTTACTAGTTAAAAGTTACTAGTCTTGGTTTAAGAAAACTGGAATAATCAACTTTGTCAATGTCTTTACTTTTCAGCTGTTGGAGACCAAGTCAACTGACCGCACGCAGACGCTGCTTCACTTCATCACCACTATCATCCAAGAAAAATACCCCGACTTGGCCAACTTCTACACCGAGCTTCACTTTGTAGACAAAGCAGCCCTTGGTACATTCACACAAACTGTCAAGCTTTCCAGCTTGTAATCTAAATTGGAAGCGGTACTTAActcatttctgtttctttgcCAGTATCTCTGGATGGCATTCTTCAAGATATCCGCTCCTTAGAACGGGGAATGGAAATGACCAAAAAGGAATTCCTGGTGCAGGATGACAGCCCAGTGCTGAAGGAATTCATCAAAACCAACAGTGAGCAGCTGGAAACTTTGATCAAAGACAGCAAGACAGCACAGGTTAGCCCACAGTTCATTTCTAATTCACACAACTTACACATTATGACATGCTTTTAGAGATTTGCAccaatcagccacaacattaaaacaactgTCAGGTGAAGTGAGTAATATTGTTCAGCATGacacaatgcaatgttctgctgggaaaccctGGGTCCTGGAATTCTTGTGAAAGCTACTTGACACGCACCACCCTCCCATACACCATTACACATCAGGTAACCCCCGCTtgtggcaacagtactcccagATGACAGTGCCCCCAACCCGTCAGCAGTACAATGCGCCATccaacactgcaaaaactgctggCACGAGGAAGGTGACCAGCTCAAGATCCCAATGGATCTCAGATCCCAATCCGATCAAGCATATGTGGGATATGCCTGAACTCCACCTTGCAACCAACGctctggtgccagacaccacaggaacCCCTCAGAGAGCCTGTGTTCATGCTTCAACagatcagagccaagtctggTCCCAGGAGGCCCTACTATAAATCAAGCTTAGCTCTGGAGCACTGGCATGTCCCACtgatgcttgatcagattggaaactggggaatttggaggccaggtgcACTGTCTGGCTGAGGGATTTGGCTGGGAAGTGCATGTCAAGTaacatccacatgaatgccaagACCCAAGGTTTCTCAGCAGATCATTGCATTGTAATGAGATGATCAACATTATTGACTTCACTTGTCAGTGGTTGGTTTCAATATTGTGGCTATATTGctatattttatgttgttgtctAACTCTGTCCTTCTCCCTCCAGGAGGCATATGGTTCTGTGGTGGAGTATTTTGGAGAGAACCCCAAAACCACACAGCCTTCCATGTTTTTCCCATTGTTTGGACGCTTGATAAAGGCCTATAAGGTGACGATGTGTGGCTGGTTTCTGCTGTTTATCCATTACAGTTGTTGCATTGCATGTTAATTTTTTGTCGTTCATTGAACACAGACAGCACAGCAAGATattgagcagaaaaaaaaaagggagagtgAGAGCAGTGAAGAAAAAGTGTCATCATCACCAAACAAGCCCAACGTACAAAAGGTAAAATATTAAGGGTCCAGTCTTCAGAAATTATATATCAGAGATGTGTTTTAACtggtattctttttttaatggtttgtgTAATTTTAAAGTTTTCAGAAATACTTCACACAACATAAACCATCATCTAAAACAAATCTGTGACTAAAACCCACGACACTCAAACTCTTATGGGGCAGGAAGTAATGAATTTACTTTGATttcaaatgcttttttaaaaaacttttgcTAGGGGCCAGTGATGCCTAAGATGCCCCAGATGGACTTGATAGCAGAGCTGAAGAAAAGGCAGGTGAAACCTCAGGTACGCGAGGGGAAGGACGGCGCGCTGGAGGACATCATCACAGGTGCAGTAACCCAGTGCTTCCTGAAGGAGTCACATGGTGATATTTTAAACATGTATGTTGCATGTTTGATGATTCCATGCTGTTGAAACTCTCCCAACTTTGCTCTTCCTCAGATTTGAGGAACACACCATTCAGGCGGACAGATGGTCGACGGCCAGCCCAGCGTCAGGACACTTGAGCCACATCTGGTCCATGAGATTTTACAAATGTTACTGGAATCACACCCATGtatacagacagaaaaacacatttaaaatgctctgtatatacagtataccaATAAATTAGCCATATGACAGTGTGCATTTTTGCCACCATTTTAGTGTGAATTTGTTGTGTAAATAGAATTTGAAGTTTCAActatttgatatttttaacaGTCCATGAATTTGATTACATATCTTGCTAAAAAATGTTTCTTCAGTGCCTCACAGCTTTGTATCCTCTAAACTTGTAATGTTGTCACCTATGGAGTAATAAAACAAATcatgactttattttgaaacagatcTACTGTATATGCATGAGGGTTTGCACTGACACATGATGCAACGTTTACAGTTTGTATCCACATTTTGTGTTGCTTAAAACAATAAGCCTCATGCAGCAGCATTCTCCTaaatttttcttattttttctcttaattttccattaagagaaaaaataagaggTCATCTCCAGATGCACCAAATGCTCCATTCAAATCTTACCCAGGTGTGCTGTAAGATAAATTCCACTTGATCATAAATTGAATCCACATGGCTGATTGTTAATGAGCACAGGTAATCCCCCTAAACACTACATAAGGGCAGGTATTGTGCCGCATGCAAATACTTTGGCACGTGCCCAAGAAAAAACCTCTGCAATAGTGAAATCGATGTACTGTTTAATAAACTTCAACAAAGTAAACATGATTTTCCAGAACGTCAGTACTGGCATTACAGGaagtcaaaaacacagcaatggcaAAACATTTGTGATGCTATAAATGCTGTCTCAACACACAAACTGGAATTAAAAGAAAAGGGCATGACATGAAAATAGAAGCAAAAAAGCATTGCCCAAGCCAAGCGCTCAATGATGACACCTGGAAGAGTACAGGAAATAACAGGAGAGGTGGCACTGACAGGTGTCCAGTCAGATGCTCCACTTGACAGTAATGCCACTACCAGGTGCATCAGTTTTAGAGGACCTCAATGGAGACAGTGATCCACTGCCAATCACAtcaggggccatattcacaaagcttctcAGAATTTCCCCTTAGATGggaagttaagactaggtccttgtaaaaatatgttattcacagagcatcttagacctGATAAGAGCTCCtgaggtgaaaaactgttaggggCAGGGAGGAGTgatttaagagtttcttaatcaaACGAGAAAAAGGTGGAAACACAAATAGGTCAGggaaatattctccaaatgcTGCATGaaagtgagtaaatgaaacGCTACAGATTAGATGGTGCAGGGATAGTATACTCTTaggcctcttaaaagtccttcTCCCTACTCATTAGTAATATgtacacatttcccacctaatgCTATAACGCCAGAAATGAAATGATCACcacactaagatatttggaaaacctgaaaaattcaacagtgcagcagtgatgacttgggtctgtctcagCTGGAGAGCTTTCatagtcagcagttcatttcactTTTGccgggtgtccacaccttgcaggcttaCAAGAGGGTGCTGACCAGTTGCTGAAGATACATTTTACATGTTCATGTTGGCGATCTACTGAAAAAACAccttaaaatgaattaaaagagCAACATATCAGTGATTTTGAAGCTGAACACATGCAAAtcatcatttttacagtctTAAAAGAAATCAGTGGACTAATAGTATTTCTttagcagaggtgggaccaagtcattgttttctaagtcacaagtaagtttcaagtctttgcacttaaGTCCAAAGTCCAGTCCCAATTTGTACTTCTCAAAAAAAGTCTCTTAAAACAAGTGTGACTGAACttgatatgaaaaaaaaaaatagtgctgACATTGTACTTTTATATAGGACTATTAACCAATACCACAACAGAATATGTTTATGGTCTATGTTTCTTTTGTATAttctcctgcaacttgactggatgcCATTGGATTGGTTTAAACAAAGTAAACCTGGGGAAATAAGCGTTGACTTGTTGTGAAAGAATAGCATTGATTCAGGAAATAAAGGGAAAtgaatttatttgtggcagACAAGTGACTAATTTAAACAACATACCTTTTCATCTTTGGGCCTGGGGGAAGGTACCAAacattttcaagtcaaaagatcaagtccaagtgaagtcatgagtTGTTGTTAGCATCCAAGTCACGttgcaaatctttttttgaCTTTGTCaagtctgaagtcatcaaatttgtgacttgaatCTGactgagtccaagtcatgtgaatCAAGTCCACACCATGTTT
Protein-coding sequences here:
- the fmnl1a gene encoding formin-like protein 1, yielding MGNAAAGGLEQEPAEVREARNSVGGASGMSDPTPTLQKKQPAPPKLPMPPEEELEERFNVVLSYMNLPPDKLKLLSQYDSEKKWELVCDQERFQVKSPPSTYLAKIKSFYQDQGGVTRRLKKRIQDATQVLKDLEISLRTNHIGWAQEFLNEQNKGLDVLVEYLSHAQSDASFDVESVENGGTLSDRGKPAERSMEDLTKSSSGSHAHGMTRAARALTVRISSTLGNKMHKKSHSSNQRDDVHVCIMCLRAIMNYQSGFNLVMTHPRCVNEITLSLNSRNPRTKALVLELLAAVCLVRGGHDIILSAFDNFKEVSREKNRFEKLMEYFINDDSNIDFMVACMQFINIVVHSVENMNFRVHLQFEFTHLGLDKYLGTLKETESEKLQVQIQAYLDNVLDVGALLEDAENRGGVLEHVDELQHHNVQLNTRLQEIENHSAERISELETQLMQATKETELLKESLRESCSQVSALQQRERERELDREREKDRERLSASTPQTSSELEQKIQELQDKGLIRLGRSASGGLDIQVVPVTVVEYVQAPASDTQPSAQISVTDSASPPSSLPASVPPPPPPPASGGPEMVASPPPPPPPPPPPPPAGGCGAVSPPPPPPPPPPPPAPGGGPPPPPPLPGAGPPPPPPPPGAGPPPPPPPPGAGPPPPPPPPGAGPPPPPPPPGAGPPPPPGAPNPQSGVKSKKPIQTKFRMPLLNWQALKPNQVTGTVFSELDDEQILGELNMDIFEEQFKTRAQTNPKDLSNIKKKVVQKAPSKTSLIDANRAKNLAITLRKGGMNPSVICTAIETYDQQSLSIDLLELLEPFIPTDFEMKLLLNYEKEGRPLEELTDEDQFILRFGKIPRLKQRISTLTFMGNFPDSVKRLQPQLNSIIAASMSIKSSAKLKKILEIVLAFGNYMNSSKRGAAYGFRLQSLDLLLETKSTDRTQTLLHFITTIIQEKYPDLANFYTELHFVDKAALVSLDGILQDIRSLERGMEMTKKEFLVQDDSPVLKEFIKTNSEQLETLIKDSKTAQEAYGSVVEYFGENPKTTQPSMFFPLFGRLIKAYKTAQQDIEQKKKRESESSEEKVSSSPNKPNVQKGPVMPKMPQMDLIAELKKRQVKPQVREGKDGALEDIITDLRNTPFRRTDGRRPAQRQDT